The following proteins are encoded in a genomic region of Neurospora crassa OR74A linkage group VI, whole genome shotgun sequence:
- a CDS encoding phenylalanyl-tRNA synthetase subunit alpha → MAPPTNTTASSEDLATDILAALDKSQPLLSSDAFPNATFVDLKAALDRLASREMVKYDTIERQEALLEPEAEQIAANGSHEARVFEALRKAVEGLSVKELEEAIGDKNVVKIGQGKAFKEKWISKTKDGKFTAVADKINDTTQEQIKTVQQTKTHPDPKILADLKKRKLIRTQNIFSFKIHKGPKFALRIPEEATDLTADMIASGAWKTATFKPYNFKALGATQNGGALHPLNKVRQELRNIFFEMGFEEMPTDKFVESGFWNFDALFVPQQHPARDLQDTFYISDPKAADFPRADSPDDTKDYQAYWDNVKAVHQDGKYGSIGYRYPWSGDESLRLVLRTHTTAISANMLHKLAATKGPDGRPLPARYFSIDRVFRNETVDATHLAEFHQVEGVIADYGLTLGGLMEFMEIFFGKMGLHDLQFKPAYNPYTEPSMEIFAYHKGLGKLVEIGNSGMFRAEMLESMGLPKDMRVFGWGLSLERPTMIKYGISNIRELLGHKVDLEFVQGSPAVLLGQE, encoded by the exons ATGGCGCCCCCAACAAACACCACCGCGTCCTCCGAGGACCTCGCGACCGACATCCTCGCTGCCCTCGACAAGTCGCAGCCCCTCCTCTCCAGCGATGCCTTCCCCAACGCCACCTTCGTCGACCTCAAGGCCGCCCTCGACAGGCTGGCGTCGCGCGAGATGGTAAAATACGACACCATCGAGCGCCAGGAAGCCCTCCTCGAACCCGAAGCCGAACAGATCGCCGCCAATGGCTCCCACGAGGCCCGCGTCTTCGAGGCCCTGCGCAAGGCTGTCGAGGGCCTGTCCGtcaaggagctggaggaggccaTCGGCGACAAGAACGTGGTCAAGATCGGCCAGGGCAAGGCCTTCAAGGAGAAGTGGATCAGCAAGACCAAGGACGGCAAGTTCACGGCCGTCGCCGACAAGATCAACGACACCACCCAGGAGCAGATCAAGACGGTCCAGCAGACCAAGACACACCCCGACCCCAAGATCCTCGCCGACctcaagaagcgcaagctcATCCGCACCCAAAacatcttctccttcaagaTCCACAAGGGCCCCAAGTTCGCCCTCAGGATCCCCGAGGAGGCCACCGACCTGACCGCCGACATGATCGCCTCGGGCGCCTGGAAGACGGCCACCTTCAAGCCCTACAACTTCAAGGCCCTCGGCGCCACCCAGAACGGCGGCGCCCTGCACCCGCTCAACAAGGTGCGCCAGGAGCTGCGCAACATCTTCTTCGAGATGGGCTTCGAGGAGATGCCCACCGACAAGTTCGTCGAGTCCGGCTTCTGGAACTTCGACGCCCTCTTCGTGCCCCAGCAGCACCCCGCCCGCGATCTCCAAGACACCTTCTACATCTCCGACCCCAAGGCCGCCGACTTCCCGCGCGCCGACTCGCCCGACGACACAAAAGACTACCAGGCCTACTGGGACAACGTCAAGGCCGTGCATCAGGACGGCAAGTACGGCTCCATCGGCTACCGCTACCCCTGGTCCGGCGACGAGTCGCTCCGCCTCGTCCTgcgcacacacaccaccGCCATCAGCGCAAACATGCTGCACAAGCTGGCCGCCACCAAGGGCCCCGACGGCAGGCCTCTCCCGGCCCGCTACTTCTCCATCGATCGTGTCTTCCGTAACGAGACCGTCGATGCCACACATTTGGCCGAGTTCCACCAGGTCGAGGGTGTCATTGCCGACTATGGCCTGACCCTCGGTGGTCTGATGGAGTTCATGGAGATCTTCTTCGGCAAGATGGGTCTGCATGATTTGCAGTTCAAGCCCGCTTACAACCCTTATACCGAGCCTTCAATGGAGATTTTCGCTTACC ACAAGGGCCTCGGCAAGCTCGTCGAGATTGGAAACAGCGGCATGTTCCGCGCCGAAATGCTGGAGTCTATGGGTCTTCC
- a CDS encoding short chain dehydrogenase/reductase, whose translation MTSGTPMSNLAVNNLFNVNGIVAVITGGGTGIGLMMARALAANGAKRVYILGRRADVLSAAVRANPEGGIIVAIICDVTDKDALQKCVDKITNDVGYINLFVANSGVLGPANKWDTSLPLSEVRKNLFTNYQMEEMTSALHTNVTGAFFSMVAFLELLEAGNKNAVEKGGFGKPVVPGSNVPSVQSQIIVTASIAGFSRKTVSTPAYGSSKAAMIYLTKQASSALAPYGIRANALAPGLFPSELAAGLIGNRDPGTESFESPHFIPVRKFGGEEEMAGTILYLASRAGSFCNGLILVNDGGRLSVMPSSY comes from the exons ATGACTTCCGGAACCCCCATGTCAAACCTCGCCGTGAACAACTTGTTCAATGTCAATGGCATTGTTGCAGTCATCACCGGCGGCGGAACAG GCATCGGCCTTATGATGGCCAGAGCCCTCGCCGCCAATGGTGCTAAGCGAGTCTACATTCTCGGCCGTCGTGCCGATGTCCTTTCCGCCGCCGTCCGAGCCAACCCCGAGGGAGGcatcatcgtcgccatcATCTGTGACGTCACTGACAAGGACGCCCTCCAAAAGTGCGTCGACAAGATTACGAACGACGTCGGCTACATCAATCTCTTCGTTGCCAACTCTGGGGTTCTGGGTCCTGCCAACAAGTGGGATACTAGCCTCCCTCTCTCCGAAGTCCGCAAGAACCTGTTCACCAACTACcagatggaggagatgaCAAGTGCCCTTCACACCAACGTCACGGGTGCCTTCTTTTCGATGGTCGCCTTCCTTGAGCTGCTGGAGGCGGGCAACAAGAACGCTGTCGAGAAGGGAGGGTTTGGCAAGCCGGTCGTACCCGGGAGCAATGTCCCGTCTGTTCAGAGCCAGATCATCGTGACGGCTAGTATTGCGGGATTCAGCCGGAAAACGGTATCGACGCCGGCATATGGAAGTAGCAAGGCTGCCATGATCTATTTGACCAAGCAGGCCAGTTCTGCCTTGGCTCCCTATGGTATTCGGGCAAATGCGTTGGCTCCGGGGT TGTTCCCTTCGGAGCTCGCCGCCGGGCTTATCGGTAACCGTGATCCTGGGACCGAGTCCTTCGAAAGTCCGCACTTCATTCCTGTTAGAAAGTTTGGTGGCGAGGAAGAGATGGCTGGAACCATCCTGTATCTTGCGAGCCGTGCCGGAAGCTTCTGCAACGGTCTAATCCTTGTTAATGATGGTGGGCGGTTGTCGGTCATGCCCTCCTCGTACTGA
- a CDS encoding short chain dehydrogenase/reductase, variant: MMARALAANGAKRVYILGRRADVLSAAVRANPEGGIIVAIICDVTDKDALQKCVDKITNDVGYINLFVANSGVLGPANKWDTSLPLSEVRKNLFTNYQMEEMTSALHTNVTGAFFSMVAFLELLEAGNKNAVEKGGFGKPVVPGSNVPSVQSQIIVTASIAGFSRKTVSTPAYGSSKAAMIYLTKQASSALAPYGIRANALAPGLFPSELAAGLIGNRDPGTESFESPHFIPVRKFGGEEEMAGTILYLASRAGSFCNGLILVNDGGRLSVMPSSY, translated from the exons ATGATGGCCAGAGCCCTCGCCGCCAATGGTGCTAAGCGAGTCTACATTCTCGGCCGTCGTGCCGATGTCCTTTCCGCCGCCGTCCGAGCCAACCCCGAGGGAGGcatcatcgtcgccatcATCTGTGACGTCACTGACAAGGACGCCCTCCAAAAGTGCGTCGACAAGATTACGAACGACGTCGGCTACATCAATCTCTTCGTTGCCAACTCTGGGGTTCTGGGTCCTGCCAACAAGTGGGATACTAGCCTCCCTCTCTCCGAAGTCCGCAAGAACCTGTTCACCAACTACcagatggaggagatgaCAAGTGCCCTTCACACCAACGTCACGGGTGCCTTCTTTTCGATGGTCGCCTTCCTTGAGCTGCTGGAGGCGGGCAACAAGAACGCTGTCGAGAAGGGAGGGTTTGGCAAGCCGGTCGTACCCGGGAGCAATGTCCCGTCTGTTCAGAGCCAGATCATCGTGACGGCTAGTATTGCGGGATTCAGCCGGAAAACGGTATCGACGCCGGCATATGGAAGTAGCAAGGCTGCCATGATCTATTTGACCAAGCAGGCCAGTTCTGCCTTGGCTCCCTATGGTATTCGGGCAAATGCGTTGGCTCCGGGGT TGTTCCCTTCGGAGCTCGCCGCCGGGCTTATCGGTAACCGTGATCCTGGGACCGAGTCCTTCGAAAGTCCGCACTTCATTCCTGTTAGAAAGTTTGGTGGCGAGGAAGAGATGGCTGGAACCATCCTGTATCTTGCGAGCCGTGCCGGAAGCTTCTGCAACGGTCTAATCCTTGTTAATGATGGTGGGCGGTTGTCGGTCATGCCCTCCTCGTACTGA
- a CDS encoding cystathionine gamma-synthase: MAEKGIIEHPELLKLGEPLPPGNPHGISVHLPTWEDTLGWAKRDPRVVDTMKTGYPRFFIPRVVERLADRLLEHFTQIHSHSDSGFDLKNKHALIVSTGHHALMCRHFFRQKFDPASDQKVTFPILIAHWDGTISAVREHEHDLPTIKAQPPPPPPPPLGQEDIFLVPYPTNMFPFAKSFWQHTGFGISSRRATYWMDSAPFFFQSTPPTSTSSDHQPNPPTPTPFDESTTTTALSLLRTRLAKSYSSLPSAPVSPSDIFLYPTGMSSTAALSTAIKSLVLSTSTPSDPPRIPSVALFGFLYVDTLKLLSVLLGFHLHLFPYSTPLSSLSESLESGDLQIDLLVTEFPGNPLMQSPDVSCLYEMSRRHGFALVVDDTVGGTGANVNVLGRCDAVVSSLTKMVSGGCDVMGGCLVLNPEGGRYAMLKGMLEGGNDPMEGNGNANGEVDEREEKKRDSGYADDLNGEAEGEETKEEVKGETTSKQEGAQRREEERAWFPADIAVMERNSRDFVHRVRKASANAEWLVHNLLRPHASVQEVYYPKGSSTEDIYEQFRVKPTDESPEEEGGYGFLVSIKFLTPAKARAFYDAMAVAKGPSLGTNFTLCCAYTLLAHYRELEWAAEFGVVEDLVRISVGLEEKEWLGERVSRALKAAGECDE; the protein is encoded by the exons ATGGCTGAAAAGGGAATCATCGAACATCCTGAACTCCTCAAGCTTGGagagcctcttcctcctgggAATCCCCAT GGAATAAGCGTCCACCTCCCAACATGGGAAGACACACTCGGCTGGGCAAAGCGAGACCCCCGCGTGGTGGACACCATGAAAACAGGCTACCCGCGCTTCTTCATCCCGCGAGTAGTCGAACGCCTAGCCGACCGTCTTCTCGAGCACTTCACCCAAATCCACAGCCACTCAGACAGTGGTTTCGACCTCAAGAACAAACATGCCTTGATCGTTTCGACAGGCCACCACGCGCTCATGTGTCGCCACTTCTTCCGCCAGAAGTTTGACCCTGCTTCTGATCAAAAAGTCACCTTCCCCATTCTCATCGCCCACTGGGACGGCACCATCTCTGCCGTTCGCGAGCATGAACATGATCTACCAACAATAAAggctcaaccaccaccaccaccaccaccacccctcgGCCAAGAAGACATCTTCCTCGTTCCCTACCCCACCAACATGTTTCCCTTTGCCAAATCCTTCTGGCAACACACCGGCTTTGGCATCTCCAGTCGACGCGCGACTTACTGGATGGATAGCgccccttttttcttccaatcCACTCCCCCCACCAGTACCAGTTCAGACCACCAACCTAAtcctccaaccccaaccccttTCGACGaaagcaccaccaccaccgccctctcCCTACTCCGCACCCGCCTCGCAAAAAGCTACTCCTCCCTTCCCTCTGCTCCAGTCTCCCCCTCCGACATCTTCCTCTACCCCACAGGCATGTCCTCCACAGCCGCCCTCTCCACCGCCATCAAATCCCTCGTCTTATCCACTTCCACTCCCTCAGATCCCCCCCGTATCCCATCAGTAGCCCTCTTCGGCTTCCTCTACGTCGACACCCTCAAACTCCTCTCTGTCCTCCTCGGTTTTCATCTGCACCTCTTCCCCTACTCAACACCGCTTTCCTCCCTTTCGGAGTCTCTGGAATCAGGAGACCTGCAAATCGATTTATTGGTGACAGAGTTCCCTGGGAACCCACTGATGCAATCACCTGATGTTTCGTGTCTTTATGAAATGTCAAGACGACATGGATTCGCATTGGTGGTGGATGATACCGTCGGAGGCACGGGGGCGAACGTGAATGTTTTGGGGAGGTGTGATGCGGTGGTGAGCAGTTTGACGAAGATGGTGAGTGGGGGGTGTGATGTCATGGGAGGGTGTTTGGTTTTGAATCCGGAGGGGGGGAGGTATGCGATGTTGAAGGGGATGTTGGAGGGGGGAAATGACCCAATGgaggggaatgggaatgCAAATGGGGAAGTGGATgagagggaagagaaaaagagagattCGGGGTATGCAGATGACTTGAACGGCGAGgcggaaggagaggagacaAAAGAGGAGGTAAAAGGTGAAACTACCTCCAAGCAAGAAGGGGCAcaaagaagggaggaggaaagagctTGGTTCCCGGCCGACATCGCAGTCATGGAACGAAACAGTCGAGACTTCGTCCACCGCGTCCGAAAAGCGAGCGCCAATGCCGAATGGCTGGTACACAACCTTCTTCGACCACATGCCAGCGTGCAAGAAGTCTATTACCCCAAAGGGTCATCGACAGAAGACATCTACGAGCAGTTTCGAGTTAAACCTACCGATGAGagtccagaagaagaaggcgggtACGGATTCCTAGTCTCCATCAAGTTCCTCACCCCAGCCAAGGCCAGAGCATTTTATGATGCCATGGCTGTGGCTAAAGGGCCGAGTTTGGGAACGAACTTTACGCTGTGTTGCGCGTATACACTGTTGGCGCATTATCGGGAGTTGGAGTGGGCAGCTGAGtttggggtggtggaggatctGGTGAGGATTAGTGTCGGgcttgaggagaaggagtggTTAGGAGAGAGGGTGAGCAGGGCACTGAAGGCGGCTGGGGAGTGTGACGAGTGA
- a CDS encoding MFS monocarboxylate transporter, translating to MAPTTFPDRTTHGPSTDAEGNLSDQSTATGISSPSRASSEKSSPHVTAAPPLTGAAASSVAPDAEKQQPPPTTAAWNAGPPPPNGGLAAWLQVVSVFFIFFNTWGLLNTFGIFQTYYESSESIFQPPGSVSSSNISWIGSIQSFMVLLGGLVSGPLYDRGYLKYLIYVGAFGVVFGHMMLSLVSEFWQALLAQGFVVGLGAGMMFTPGVTVLQSYFSTKIGLATGLAAAGSSFGGVIYPIVFYRLIDRIGYGWSVRVIGFIALATLMVPVVFLKQRTKSGKVRALVDVSAFTDGPYVLFTFGTFVGFIGLYVMLFYLSFFGLDTGATDPAMAFYIVPILNAASMFGRTLPNWLSDKVGPFNILIPGALVCGALTLAMMGVKGLGAIIVVAILFGFFSGVFIALPTVCYIALTKDKSRLGSRIGLGYAFLGLATLIGGPGTGAILQQTGHNGHNNWTGIWVFGGVMLLAASGIFMVLRSWKFGFKLTTKA from the exons ATGGCACCAACCACCTTCCCCGACCGCACCACCCACGGCCCCTCCACCGACGCCGAAGGGAACCTCTCCGACCAATCCACCGCAACCGgcatctcctccccctcccgcGCCTCCTCCGAGAAATCCTCCCCGCACGTAACAGCCGCTCCTCCTCtcaccggcgccgccgcAAGTTCTGTCGCCCCCGATGCCGAAAAGCAACAACCACCTCCCACCACTGCAGCATGGAACGCAGGTCCCCCACCCCCCAATGGTGGCCTTGCCGCCTGGCTCCAAGTCgtctccgtcttcttcatcttcttcaacacCTGGGGCCTGCTCAACACGTTCGGCATTTTCCAGACCTACTACGAATCTTCCGAATCCATCTTCCAGCCGCCTGGCTCCGTCTCTTCCTCCAACATCAGCTGGATCGGCTCCATCCAGTCCTTCATGGTGCTTTTGGGCGGCCTCGTCTCCGGCCCCTTATACGACAGGGGATACCTAAAGTACTTGATCTACGTGGGCGCGTTCGGCGTCGTGTTCGGCCACATGATGCTTTCGCTGGTCTCCGAGTTCTGGCAGGCCCTGCTGGCGCAGGGGTTCGTGGTCGGGTTGGGCGCAGGCATGATGTTCACGCCGGGCGTGACGGTGTTGCAGAGTTATTTCTCTACGAAAATTGGGCTGGCGACGGGCTTAGCGGCGGCAGGCAGTTCGTTTGGGGGTGTCATTTATCCGATTGTGTTTTACCGGCTGATTGATCGGATCGGATACGGGTGGAGCGTGCGCGTGATTGGGTTCATTGCGCTTGCGACGTTGATGGTTCCGGTGGTCTTCTTGAAGCAGAGAACCAAGTCCGGAAAGGTCAGGGCTCTGGTGGACGTGTCGGCTTTTACGGATGGGCCGTACGTGTTGTTCACGTTTGGCACGTTTGTGGGCTTTATTGGCTTGTATGTCATGCTGTTTTACCTGAGTTTCTTTGGGTTGGATACGGGCGCGACGGATCCGGCTATGGCGTTCTATATTGTGCCGATTCTGAATGCGGCGAGCATGTTTGGTCGGACGCTGCCGAATTGGTTGTCGGATAAGGTCGGGCCGTTCAACATTTTGATTCCGGGCGCGCTGGTCTGTGGCGCCTTGACGCTGGCTATGATGGGGGTCAAGGGTCTTGGA gccatcatcgtcgtcgctaTCCTCTTTGGCTTCTTCTCCGGCGTCTTCATCGCCCTTCCGACCGTTTGCTACATCGCTCTCACCAAGGACAAGTCCCGCCTCGGCAGCAGAATCGGCCTGGGCTATGCCTTCCTCGGTCTCGCTACCCTCATCGGCGGCCCCGGCACCGGCGCGATCCTACAACAGACTGGTCATAATGGGCATAATAACTGGACGGGAATATGGGTGTTTGGTGGTGTCATGCTTCTTGCTGCCAGCGGCATATTCATGGTCTTGAGGAGTTGGAAGTTTGGATTCAAGTTGACGACAAAGGCATAA